A window of Gemmatimonadaceae bacterium genomic DNA:
GGCGTCATTCAATCGTATGACGCCGACGTCCCCGTGGGCTTCAGCGCCGATCCGAATCAGACGCTCACCGCGCGCCGCCGCTTGCAGATCACGATCGAGATCGAAATCGTCGATCAGTCGAACGGCCACGTGTTGTACGCGAACAAGGGACTGCGAGAGGAAGCCGACTACGACGAGCGCGCCGAACCGCAGGGCCGCACGCAGGCGATCACGAAGATCGTGCAGAAAGTGATCGAGGACGTGCAGAGCAATTGGTGACTCGACGCCGCGGCGCCAGCTCCGTCGGGTGCTTGTTCACCCTCCTCATCGTCGCCGCGGTGATCTACTTTGGCGTCAACATCGGCGAAGTCTACTGGCGCTACTACGAATTTCAGGACGCCATGCGACAGGAAGTGCGATTCGCCGCGCATAGCCCCGTCGACAAGATCGTCGCGCGGTTGCGCGCGAGCGCCGATTCGCTCGACCTGCCCGACGACGCTCGGCAGATTTCGGTGCGGCGCAGCAACAGCGACATTCGCATCGAGGCGGAGTACTACGAGCGCATCGAGCTGCCGATGTACGCGCGCGACGTGCTCTTTCATCCGCACGCCCAGGGGCCGCTTTGAGCGATCCACGGCGCGCCCCGCCGCTCGACAAAATCATGACCTGGGACCGCGCGCGAGCATGGCGCGCGAATGTGCGCGGGCGCGTCGTCCTCACGAACGGCGTGTTCGATCTGCTGCATCCGGGACACGTCGATCTGCTCCTTGGCGCCGCGAGCCGCGGCGATGCGCTGCTCGTCGCGGTCAACAGCGACGACTCGGTGCGGCGGCTCAACAAGGGACCGGAACGGCCGATTCGCAACGCCGCCGAGCGATGCTATGTGCTCGCCGCGCTCGGGATGGTCGACGCGGTCGTTGTCTTCGAGCAGGACACACCGTTCGAGCTCGTGAACTGGCTGCGGCCGGATGTGCTGGTGAAGGGCGGCGATTATGATGAATCGACGATCGTCGGCGCGCACGAAGTTCGAAGCTGGGGCGGCGACGTCGTCGTGATTCCGCTGACTCCCGGACATTCCACCACCGCAACCGTCGAGCGACTTCGTGGCCGCTGAAACTGAATCACCGCGCGTGAACCGTCGAAACGATGAGACGCGTCCGATCACCCTCGAGCGTCATGTGGCGCCGTATGCGGAGGGCTCGTGTCTCGTCTCGTTCGGCGCGACGAAAGTCTTGTGCACCGCGTCGGTCGAAGAGGGCGTGCCGGGTTGGAAGCGCGGGCGCGGCGAGGGTTGGCTCACGGCCGAATACGCGATGCTCCCGCGCGCGACGAAGACGCGAACGTCGCGCGAGCGATCGCAGGTCGGCGGCCGCACGCAGGAGATTCAGCGTCTCATTGGCCGCAGCATCCGCGCGATGCTCGACGATTTTCGGTTCGGCGAGTACACGGTGAAGCTCGACTGCGACGTGCTCGTCGCGGACGGCGGCACACGCACCGCGTCGATCACGGGCGCCTGCGTCGCCGCCGTCGACGCGTTCGACTGGCTCGTGGAAAGTGGACGATTGCCGACGACCCCGGTGAAGCGCCGCGTCGCGGCGATCAGCGTTGGTGTCATCGGCACGACGCCCCGGCTGGATCTCGACTATGAGGAAGATGTGCGGGCCGCGGTGGACATGAACGTCGTGATGAGCAGTGAGGCGCGCTTCGTCGAGGTGCAGGGTACGGGCGAGCACGGCACGTTCGATCGTGGGGAGCTCGACCAGCTGCTCGATCTCGCGGTGAAGGGCCTGCACGAGCTCGACGCGGCGCAGCGGCGCGTCCTCGGCGCCTGAGGGCTGTTGCGGGCTGCTGATGCCGGTGAAGGCGGCGTGACCCCCCGGATGTCCGTGAGGCGTGTCCTGCTGGCGACACGCAGCGCGGGGAAGCTGCGCGAGCTGCGGCCGCTCTTCGCGGCGCGCGCGATCGACGTGATCGATCTCTCCCACGCCGGCGTGATGGAGACCGCGGAGGAAGACGCGCTCGAGGTCTTCGACACGTTCGAGGAGAATGCGCTCGCGAAAGCACGATTCTTTAATAAGAAAACAGGAATGCCGACCGTCGCCGACGATTCCGGGATTGGCGCCGTGGCGTTGGGCGGCCGACCGGGGGTGCACAGCAAACGGTGGAGTGGCCGCACCGATCTGAGCGGACAGGCGCTGGACGATGAAAACAACCGCCTGCTGCAGGAGGCGTTGCGCGAGGCCGCGGATCGACGGGCGTACTACGTGTGTGCGGCGGCGTACGTCGACGGGGTCCGGGAGCTGGTCGAGCGGGGTGAGGTGTATGGTTGCATCGTGGCCGAGGCGCGGGGCAGCGAAGGGTTTGGCTACGATCCGTATTTTTTCGCCGATGAGTTGGGTCGCACGTTTGGCGAGGCGACGCGTGAGGCGAAGGCGCGTGTGAGTCATCGCGCGCGTGCGTTTGGTGCGTTGCTCGATCGCTTGCCGAGCGAGGGGTAGGCGCGCGTCGTCGCGGCGCGTAAGCTCGCCCGGGGGACGGGGTTGCGAGCCGACCGGGAGGGCGGCGGACAGGGGATGGGAGCGACCGCGGCCCAGTTGCGCTCCGTGTTTGGCCTGGATACATTCGAAGGCTCGCGGGGCGTAGCGTAGCCTGGTATCGCGCCTGCTTTGGGAGCAGGAGGTCCCCGGTTCAAATCCGGGCGCCCCGACCTGCAACGAGCGGCAAAGCGCAGCATCACGCGGCGAAGAGCT
This region includes:
- the lptE gene encoding LPS assembly lipoprotein LptE, with product MRRFGGLIGSAALLLASGCYHFTGGGLPSNIRTVALSTFDNQTASPDLPKELYDQFHRELRRRLGLRDAPTDRADALVHGVIQSYDADVPVGFSADPNQTLTARRRLQITIEIEIVDQSNGHVLYANKGLREEADYDERAEPQGRTQAITKIVQKVIEDVQSNW
- a CDS encoding adenylyltransferase/cytidyltransferase family protein encodes the protein MTWDRARAWRANVRGRVVLTNGVFDLLHPGHVDLLLGAASRGDALLVAVNSDDSVRRLNKGPERPIRNAAERCYVLAALGMVDAVVVFEQDTPFELVNWLRPDVLVKGGDYDESTIVGAHEVRSWGGDVVVIPLTPGHSTTATVERLRGR
- the rph gene encoding ribonuclease PH gives rise to the protein MNRRNDETRPITLERHVAPYAEGSCLVSFGATKVLCTASVEEGVPGWKRGRGEGWLTAEYAMLPRATKTRTSRERSQVGGRTQEIQRLIGRSIRAMLDDFRFGEYTVKLDCDVLVADGGTRTASITGACVAAVDAFDWLVESGRLPTTPVKRRVAAISVGVIGTTPRLDLDYEEDVRAAVDMNVVMSSEARFVEVQGTGEHGTFDRGELDQLLDLAVKGLHELDAAQRRVLGA
- a CDS encoding non-canonical purine NTP pyrophosphatase; the protein is MRRVLLATRSAGKLRELRPLFAARAIDVIDLSHAGVMETAEEDALEVFDTFEENALAKARFFNKKTGMPTVADDSGIGAVALGGRPGVHSKRWSGRTDLSGQALDDENNRLLQEALREAADRRAYYVCAAAYVDGVRELVERGEVYGCIVAEARGSEGFGYDPYFFADELGRTFGEATREAKARVSHRARAFGALLDRLPSEG